One Cryptosporidium parvum Iowa II chromosome 5, whole genome shotgun sequence DNA segment encodes these proteins:
- a CDS encoding secreted protein (paralog within cryptosporidium-specific HCD multi-gene family) has product MINMFKIPKKVNDLQIIESCEFDIDSLLFKLEDNPTSVINHFEYSSPTEIALKISFHSSYTRELYYTSLLSKQNFPLIPVKTYGRGKIRITPRTYCLQIEKNIVLNRILITEKINGVTMQVLVRWLTSIDYLNWISSAKTIKELQKRLDNRAEIIWILVHSFFSTLTSLYIHSDFGYILHCDLNTGNIQVANTKFNLKGSNYQENVDSLLKVTPNNIKILDFGTTRSTLEMSVRSLKCNVPNDIWRIKLIISRLFKIDSTTHPNLFGWTIDFQKNNSDLNYIKRSRILNHINSLDLFREELLNNNDFKNAMELNSTFESIIDGLDSICDITVNHISKFKEAATNIVNNERFYASCSPLDPSNARGIPIKLFKPEILGQLQIPLFPDKSAMIKKTIREERKKALNQKSNKSNESNNKAKDSQDNLDQPNKGILDTNIKEKNAVQGGVSPGGIHGIGVGSTSNSKIPIKDLQYIKNNKAARTDTNIVASSIGVVVEANADGNNQFEMPKMIQNFELEQEKISKISSLKQVCNYVEQSKSRDARKLLNKLKMKNSVLRDITMDIDHFVKRADKILLEITENIKKKPQKVTSDQDRLKMFEVSRSKLRYIAKSCPVTLSKINEENSEAAEKVNIGIVAFENERQRILKRCNDLRNFIPRNENDTVKAKMKTKEIIERGKTLLQYRFHINDSMKCAFDFLFRGIRRVQRLVELSQESMKGDLLLEENLELLLDKIAEYKV; this is encoded by the coding sequence atgattaatatGTTTAAAATTCCGAAAAAAGTGAATGATTTACAGATAATTGAAAGTTGTGAATTTGATATCGATTCTCTTTTGTTCAAGTTAGAGGATAACCCAACGAGTGTCATTAACCATTTTGAATACAGCTCACCAACAGAAATTGCTCTAAAAATTTCATTCCACTCAAGTTATACAAGAGAACTTTATTATACATCATTACTTTCTAAACAGAATTTTCCATTAATACCTGTAAAGACATATGGTCGTggaaaaataagaattacTCCTAGGACTTACTGTTTacaaattgaaaaaaatatcgTGCTTAATAGAATACTAATTactgaaaaaataaatggtGTTACAATGCAAGTATTAGTAAGATGGCTAACTTCAATCGATTATCTCAATTGGATTTCCTCAGCTaaaacaattaaagaattacaaaaaaGGCTAGATAATCGTGCCgaaattatttggataCTAGTtcattcatttttttcgaCCCTAACGTCATTATACATACATTCAGATTTCGGTTATATTCTTCATTGTGATTTAAATACTGGTAATATTCAGGTTGCTAATACAAAGTTCAATTTGAAGGGCTCAAACTATCAAGAAAATGTTGATTCACTACTTAAAGTTACgccaaataatataaaaatactCGACTTTGGAACTACAAGAAGTACTTTGGAAATGAGCGTGCGTTCATTAAAATGTAACGTTCCTAATGATATTTGgagaattaaattaattatttctagGCTTTTTAAGATTGATAGTACAACTCATCCAAACTTATTCGGTTGGACAATTGACTTCCAAAAGAATAACTCtgatttgaattatataaaaagaAGTCGAATATTAAATCACATAAACTCTTTAGACCTTTTCAGGGAAGAGCTTTTGAATAACAATGACTTCAAAAATGCTATGGAACTTAATAGCACTTTTGAGTCAATCATAGATGGTTTAGATTCCATCTGCGATATCACTGTCAAtcatatttcaaaatttaagGAAGCCGCAACAAACATCGTCAACAATGAACGATTTTATGCTTCGTGTAGCCCTCTTGATCCAAGCAATGCTAGAGGTATaccaattaaattattcaaacCAGAGATACTTGGCCAGCTTCAAATACCATTATTTCCTGACAAATCTGCCATGATTAAGAAAACAATTAGGGAGGAGAGGAAAAAGGCACTAAACCAAAAAAGCAATAAAAGCAAcgaaagtaataataaagctAAGGATTCTCAAGATAACTTAGATCAGCCAAATAAGGGAATTTTAGATAcgaatattaaagaaaaaaatgcaGTGCAAGGTGGCGTTTCACCAGGAGGAATACATGGTATTGGAGTTGGAAGCACAAGTAATTCTAAAATTccaattaaagatttacaatacattaaaaataacaagGCAGCTAGGACAGATACAAATATTGTTGCAAGCAGTATTGGAGTAGTTGTTGAAGCGAACGCAGACggaaataatcaatttgaGATGCCTAAAATGATCCAAAACTTTGAATTGGAACAggaaaaaatatcaaaaatatcttCTTTAAAACAAGTTTGTAATTACGTTGAGCAATCAAAATCAAGAGATGCGAGGAAGCTACTCaacaaattaaagatgaaaaacTCTGTCCTTAGAGACATTACCATGGATATAGATCATTTTGTGAAAAGAGCAgataaaatattgttaGAAATAACcgaaaatattaagaaaaaacCCCAAAAGGTAACATCTGATCAAGACAGGTTAAAGATGTTTGAAGTAAGCCGTTCAAAATTAAGATACATTGCAAAGTCGTGCCCAGTTACACTCAGTAAAATTAATGAGGAAAATAGCGAAGCAGCAGAAAAGGTTAACATTGGTATTGTTgcatttgaaaatgaaagacaaagaattttaaaaaGATGTAATGATTTAAGAAATTTTATTCCAAGAAATGAAAACGATACTGTAAAGGCAAAAAtgaaaacaaaagaaataattgaaagaGGTAAAACATTACTTCAATATAGATTTCATATAAATGACTCAATGAAGTGCGcatttgattttttgttCAGAGGTATTAGGAGAGTTCAACGCCTAGTAGAGTTATCTCAAGAATCAATGAAGGGcgatttattattggaagaGAATTTAGAGCTATTATTAGATAAGATAGCAGAATACAAAGTTTAA